One part of the Sorangiineae bacterium MSr11954 genome encodes these proteins:
- a CDS encoding AAA family ATPase, giving the protein MSEQFEAGLRRAADAVGKLREAIGHVVVGQGAVVDQVMWGLVAGGHVLLEGAPGLGKTLLVRTLSQCLDLRFSRIQFTPDLMPSDVIGTNVLILDPSQRAAGTMFAVQKGPIFGQIVLADEINRATPKTQSALLEAMAEHAVTIAGTRHVLEEPFFVLATENPIEMEGTYPLPEAQLDRFLLKVLVPNPTEDELVDVLGRTTGREMGAPPRVLDQAGILALRLMCRDVVVAEPVARYAARLVRASDPTDAQAPDLVKRSLRYGAGVRGAQSLVLAAKAVALCEGRANVSFADVARVAKPALRHRIIRSFEGEADGVSTDSVIDALLASVEARPAKVDAERARTA; this is encoded by the coding sequence ATGTCGGAACAGTTCGAGGCAGGACTCCGGCGGGCAGCGGACGCCGTCGGCAAGCTGAGAGAGGCGATCGGGCACGTCGTCGTCGGCCAAGGTGCGGTGGTCGATCAAGTCATGTGGGGTTTGGTCGCGGGAGGCCACGTCTTGCTCGAAGGGGCGCCGGGGCTCGGCAAGACCTTGCTGGTGCGCACGCTCTCGCAGTGTCTCGATCTTCGCTTCTCGCGCATTCAGTTCACCCCCGACTTGATGCCCAGCGACGTGATCGGCACCAACGTGCTGATCCTGGATCCCTCCCAGCGCGCCGCAGGGACCATGTTCGCGGTGCAAAAAGGCCCCATCTTCGGGCAGATCGTGCTCGCCGACGAGATCAACCGCGCCACCCCCAAGACGCAGTCGGCCCTGCTCGAGGCCATGGCCGAGCACGCGGTCACCATCGCGGGCACCCGCCATGTGCTCGAGGAGCCCTTCTTCGTCTTGGCCACGGAGAACCCCATCGAGATGGAGGGCACGTATCCCCTGCCCGAGGCCCAGCTCGATCGCTTCTTGCTCAAGGTCCTGGTGCCCAACCCCACGGAGGACGAGCTGGTCGACGTCCTCGGGCGCACCACGGGCCGCGAGATGGGCGCGCCGCCGCGGGTGCTCGACCAAGCCGGCATCCTCGCGCTGCGGCTCATGTGCCGCGACGTGGTGGTCGCCGAGCCGGTCGCGCGCTACGCGGCCCGGCTGGTGCGCGCCAGCGATCCGACCGACGCGCAAGCGCCCGATCTCGTCAAGCGCAGCTTGCGCTATGGCGCGGGGGTGCGCGGCGCGCAGTCGCTGGTGCTCGCGGCCAAGGCGGTGGCCCTCTGCGAAGGGCGCGCGAACGTGTCGTTCGCGGACGTCGCCCGGGTGGCCAAGCCGGCGCTTCGCCATCGGATCATCCGCTCCTTCGAGGGCGAGGCCGACGGCGTGTCGACCGACTCGGTGATCGATGCGCTGCTCGCGTCGGTGGAAGCCCGCCCCGCCAAAGTGGACGCCGAGCGCGCGAGGACTGCATGA